The following proteins are encoded in a genomic region of Rhodothermales bacterium:
- a CDS encoding lyase family protein, protein MSDYRIEKDSLGEVRVPSNALYGAQTQRAAENFPISGQRFPRLFIEAVGLIKQAAARANNALGLLDAAKTDAIVAAAQHVVDGDYDDQFVLDIFQTGSGTSTNMNANEVIANVATEKVGGEMGSKAIHPNDHVNMSQSSNDVIPTAMHVSARIALERELVPALKRFQAALTAKATAFDDVLKSGRTHLMDATPVRLGQEFAGFASQIQHGIRRLEYASGELAELALGGT, encoded by the coding sequence ATGTCAGATTATCGCATTGAAAAAGACTCGCTCGGCGAGGTTCGCGTCCCATCCAACGCCCTCTACGGCGCGCAGACCCAACGCGCGGCCGAGAATTTTCCGATCAGCGGCCAGCGCTTCCCCAGACTGTTCATCGAGGCGGTGGGCCTCATCAAGCAGGCCGCGGCGCGCGCCAATAACGCCCTGGGGCTGCTGGACGCCGCCAAGACGGACGCCATCGTGGCCGCGGCCCAGCACGTGGTGGACGGCGACTACGACGACCAGTTCGTGCTCGACATCTTCCAGACGGGCAGCGGCACGTCGACGAACATGAACGCCAACGAGGTCATCGCCAACGTGGCCACCGAAAAGGTGGGCGGTGAGATGGGGAGCAAGGCCATCCACCCGAACGATCACGTCAACATGTCGCAATCGTCGAACGACGTGATCCCGACGGCCATGCACGTCTCCGCCCGGATCGCGCTGGAGCGCGAGCTGGTGCCGGCGTTGAAGCGGTTTCAGGCCGCGCTCACGGCGAAAGCTACCGCCTTCGACGACGTGTTAAAAAGCGGCCGCACGCATCTCATGGACGCGACGCCGGTCCGGCTCGGCCAGGAATTCGCGGGCTTCGCCTCGCAGATCCAGCACGGCATCCGCCGGCTCGAGTACGCATCCGGCGAGCTGGCCGAACTGGCGCTCGGCGGCACGG
- a CDS encoding WG repeat-containing protein, which yields MQWNLFSPAYPMRRLLIAVCLVLGPVCARDASAQQLFPARIDDAYGYIDASGRVAIEPRFDVASEFDEGRAPVQIGGFWGFIDERGEVVVETMYEKVFPFSGGFARVSSRGKWFFIDADGKRLTDQTYEANLDFSEGLAPIKRKRKGKPLWGFVAANGEEEIVPRFQSALSFSEGLAPVEEKRQIVFVKTGSRWGYVDREGNYAIEPQFDAAKGFSEGLGLVHVDGSYAFIDKAGAIQFTAPFGQVYSFSEGFSRIYEEGLWGYLDTSGEVAIPLQFDFANDFSEGFALVRYGNKWGYIGTDGVYVIQPRFDRAWSFEGGLARVQIDGKTGDIDKPGILIWPN from the coding sequence ATGCAGTGGAATTTGTTTAGTCCGGCGTACCCGATGCGCCGGCTCCTTATCGCGGTTTGCCTGGTCCTGGGACCTGTCTGCGCCCGGGATGCCTCCGCCCAGCAGCTTTTTCCGGCCCGAATCGATGACGCGTACGGCTACATCGACGCTTCCGGCCGCGTGGCGATCGAGCCGCGCTTCGATGTCGCCAGCGAGTTCGACGAAGGCCGCGCGCCCGTGCAGATCGGCGGCTTCTGGGGCTTTATCGACGAGCGCGGCGAGGTGGTGGTCGAGACCATGTACGAAAAGGTGTTTCCCTTTTCCGGCGGCTTTGCGCGCGTTTCCAGCCGCGGCAAGTGGTTCTTCATCGACGCCGACGGCAAGCGGCTGACCGATCAGACGTATGAGGCCAACCTCGATTTTTCGGAGGGCCTGGCCCCCATCAAACGCAAACGCAAGGGCAAGCCCCTCTGGGGTTTTGTGGCCGCGAACGGCGAGGAAGAGATCGTCCCTCGCTTCCAGAGCGCGCTTTCCTTCTCGGAGGGCCTGGCTCCGGTCGAGGAGAAACGGCAGATCGTCTTCGTGAAAACCGGCTCGCGCTGGGGATACGTCGATCGGGAAGGTAACTACGCGATCGAGCCACAATTCGACGCGGCGAAAGGGTTTTCGGAGGGCCTCGGGCTCGTGCATGTCGACGGAAGCTATGCGTTCATCGACAAGGCCGGCGCCATCCAGTTCACGGCGCCGTTCGGGCAGGTCTACAGCTTCTCCGAAGGGTTTTCGCGCATCTACGAAGAAGGGCTGTGGGGTTATCTGGATACATCGGGGGAAGTCGCCATCCCGTTGCAGTTCGACTTCGCGAACGACTTCTCCGAAGGGTTCGCGCTCGTGCGGTACGGCAACAAATGGGGCTACATCGGCACCGACGGCGTATACGTCATCCAGCCGCGCTTCGACCGCGCGTGGAGCTTCGAGGGCGGCCTGGCCCGCGTACAGATCGACGGAAAAACGGGCGATATCGACAAGCCCGGGATCCTGATCTGGCCGAACTGA
- the panC gene encoding pantoate--beta-alanine ligase has protein sequence MDVITTVSEMQRRADALRAAGTRLALVPTMGALHEGHLALVSRARDAAGHVTVSIFVNPTQFVAGEDLARYPRPVDEDLRKLREAGVDTVFLPDESAMYPDRERGQRTWVLTDQLDRYLCGAFRDGHFRGVTTVVTKLVNACKPHVTVFGLKDAQQFVIIRRMFFDLNVDVEIIGVPTYRDPDGLAASSRNVYLTPAQRAEAPALYRALTATRAAIEAGERDAAALRRALVDRLEAVPGARVQYAEIVDAEVLQPVERLQAGVDVLVAVAVFFGATRLIDNVFVTPPAG, from the coding sequence ATGGACGTTATTACAACGGTATCGGAGATGCAACGCCGCGCCGACGCGCTCCGCGCGGCGGGCACGCGGCTGGCGCTGGTGCCCACGATGGGCGCCCTGCACGAGGGCCATCTCGCGCTGGTGTCCCGCGCCCGCGACGCCGCCGGCCACGTCACGGTATCGATCTTCGTCAATCCCACCCAGTTCGTCGCCGGCGAAGACCTCGCCCGCTACCCGCGCCCCGTCGACGAGGATCTGCGCAAGCTCCGCGAGGCCGGCGTGGATACGGTGTTTCTGCCGGACGAATCCGCGATGTATCCGGATCGCGAGCGCGGTCAGCGCACCTGGGTGCTGACGGACCAGCTCGATCGCTACCTCTGCGGCGCCTTCCGCGACGGGCATTTTCGGGGCGTCACTACCGTGGTCACGAAGCTCGTCAATGCCTGCAAACCCCACGTTACGGTGTTCGGTCTCAAGGACGCGCAGCAGTTTGTGATCATCCGGCGCATGTTCTTCGACCTCAACGTGGATGTCGAAATCATTGGCGTACCGACCTACCGCGATCCCGACGGCCTCGCCGCGTCCTCCAGAAACGTCTACCTCACCCCCGCGCAGCGCGCCGAGGCGCCGGCGTTGTATCGGGCCCTGACGGCCACGCGCGCGGCCATCGAGGCCGGCGAGCGCGACGCGGCGGCCCTGCGCCGGGCGCTGGTCGACCGCCTCGAGGCCGTGCCCGGAGCCCGCGTGCAATACGCCGAAATCGTCGATGCCGAGGTGCTCCAGCCGGTCGAACGGCTCCAGGCCGGGGTGGACGTCCTGGTCGCGGTCGCCGTCTTCTTTGGCGCGACCCGGCTGATCGACAATGTCTTCGTCACGCCGCCGGCCGGCTGA